The DNA region TCATTGGTATATATAGGCTTCTTCTTCACTACTACTATGATATTTATTGTATAATGAACGTCGagttctaacttttttttttgttgctaaaagATTTTCTAAGTTCTAACTTCTATATCACAATTAAGAGGTTCTATGTTATAATAGTAGCTAGCTAGTTTATTATCGATGCAAAGcatatttataattgtttttgtttttattttaaagtttattaataaattgtaaTCATTTATTTGACATCTTTAGAGTTATTGAATATACAAAAGGGCATTTGAGAGTGTATAAGTACCACCGAAAATGGTTATTGAGAGGTTAAAGATACTAACGagcttttctcaaaaaaaaaagatgctaATGAGCAGCAAAACAAACTTCGTATTTTCTAACTTGGTCCCATGAATTACCCTCTAACAAATTAAAAACTGCACAAAAGCAAAACTCTTTTTATAATCTTGCGTTATGTTTGACTTCTGGTGGCTTATCCTCATGCTCATGCATATACCAGACTAGTCTATATTGTTTTTTGCATCATCACACTCAATTGCCTTGTTCTAACTTTAAATTTCATCTCTAAGTGCATGCCTTTCGTGTCCTTTAAGGCTAATTGCTCACTGATTTATGCTGCTTTTAGATAAAGTATAAAAGAATAatgtacatatattatttatttaatatttttttaaaagaagaatTATGCCAATGTGAAAGACTAACATTTAgtaaataataatagaaaaggAGAAAGGAAGAAAAACACCTATTGATGATTATATGCACGAGCAAGAGGCGATTTTAAGAATTGTACCAAGGGCAAACTCACCATACTACACTTAGAggtaagaaaatttataaacgcATGCAATGATAAATATCTTTTATGGAAGAATATAATTGAGctctttgtttttaaaataacagTCTCTTTTGTTCTGTAATATTCAATCGGTCCAGAAAATGCATTTTACGATATAGAATGGATTAATCCGAAAACTCAAGTTAAAATTGACCACATATTTGATAACTTAGTTTTTAGCAGGAGTTGAACTCAAACCTAACGGTTTACATCGAACTTCAAAGATTAATATCACACTACCACCAGTAGCGGATTTACTAATAGTTTTTACCCGgaacaaaactataaaacacTAGTAATAGATTTACAAATTCAAACTTTTATCAGGTAGGAACAgtactaaaattttatacaaaattacACTAACTACAAATAATCATGTTGGGAATCCACTCTCCACCTAGCCTCCCCCTGACTAAAACTGATCATGTTGAGTAATATCAACAGACATACGCTGAACGAGACCTATAATAATCAACAAGACCATTAGTAACTAACTTACTTGGTTAAACTgaactttgatattttttatgtataataATGTTTTCCAGGTCGATACAATGAAATCTTAGGTCGGTACAATGCTTTAATACCCGATAGATGGGGAAGTTATTAAATGGTATAACTAGGAAAAAGACTAAAATGCATAGCTTTATTATGGCTATCTCTAGATAACTTGAAATGAAAACCAACGGACCCCAACTTCATTAAATTTGACTAGAAGCTAGTGTTGTATATTGACACtctatatatctatctatactattatttatgaagtgattttgcttacttgtcatgttctccatgattttagctatttttgcttatttgtcgtatttttattaagtttaaattaaattatcattaatgtattatttgttttgagctgagtcactaaatcattaatttaaaataatagcattgaggaatattctatataaataaaaacgaattttattttattaatattaaatttatatgttatattagcttttcttatttatcatattttattaggttttaaacttttagataggttattaatttattattagtttctaactattcactaatttattttaatgatataaattttatatgttatatgctatattaaataattgattacaaaataatattttagaattatcaaaaaaaaattcttatatatatatattttttgtgcctatctgaaaacaatatttttattataaaagttaaaaaaaaataagatacaaattattaaatattagtcaaccaaaaaatataaatatattttctaaactatctctaagatatgagtattttaaaaaaaacttaacacaataataaatatatattttgattaaaagtatttgacatatataaatattttgatgtttgatttaactatttaaaaacatagataataatttattatgctggttttagattaataagacataagttaataaatatttataaaaaaattatgtccgtatgtgcgggcaaaacacctagtgtTATGTATTATGTGAGTAATAAAGAAAACTTTGAATTGAGTATATataattgtgtatatatatatcagtcaTTAAATGAGAATTGTAACAACTGTTTTAAATGAGAATTGTAACTAAAAAGAACATAATAATCTCAGTGAATATTCAAAGCTCATCCAAACAGAAGTTATAACATCTGTTTAACTTATTTTGTCCATTGCAATGATTAAATCTATTTTAACGTAAAAGTCACTTACACCTGAAAATTTGCTTTGGCTCATTTTATACCTTCGTAGTTATTTTTTTCGTTCAAACATTTgtagttaactttttttttttgactaatgcATTTGTAGTTAacttaacaaaagaaaagatacacatttttttttgataaaaaaaagtgttttttACTTCTTTACCGAAAACccaaatattgtaaatatttttttccactGTAAATTGAATTTAGGTGGAATAATTAAAATCACGACCTTTTTACCATTAGGCCAACTCCATAGTAAAATACACATTCTTTTCCTCTCACTTTTTTCTTATTGTCCAATGAGGAACTATATGTAGACATGAGAGAAAGAAGACAACAattgtttaatatatacataaataaaataaaataatatctaatCACGAATTCAGATTTGTCATTTTCTTTGATAATTTTACATTTCCATTCATCCCGTGGATCGGGTTTATTGGACATCTATTATCCAGGTTCTTTCTTTATAGAGCTTGGTTCTCTCTCAGATTCATCAACTACTTTATGTGGTTTTGGTGCAGGGAGTTCAATGTTAAAGATTAGAGATACTTCAAATACTGAAGTTCTAATCAAAGGGTGGTTAGCCATGTTAAGGATTGTTAATTGTGCACTTGCTGCTGTTTCAATCTCGGGATGCATATCACTGTTTGTGGTCTTTAATTCCCAAAGCTTCGTCACACTTTCCAGTCTGATGGTCGTTGAGTTTGGACTTCTTTACGATATTGGTTGTTTAAGTGTGGTGTTTACCCCTatctttatatgttttttttttggtcaagcCCCTAtctttatatgttgtatttgcTTCCTTGTAATAGTTGTTTCTTTGGCCAAGATGGCTATTGTATCATGTTCTGTCAACACTTTCTCCACTCTTGAAAAGTAATATTCTATAAAATTAAggtttgtccaaaaaaaaaaaatttctgcTATTCGCAACCttaaataaaagcaaaaaaaaaaccaatctGAAATTGCTAATTaccttaaataaaataaaagaattaaagtTGGAGAATTTATATGCAACCTTCCCTTCAACGCAACACTTCTCTTTCCTTTACTCTCAAAGCTTTACCAACCAAACCTCCTTCCTTCTCCCCTCACTTAACACACTTCCTTCCTTCTCCCTCAAAGCTAATGGATAAGAAGCACGGCTTGTTCTCCAAGTCACACTCCCGCCGATCACGCTCCAAGAGCCCTGTCAGAGCCGTCTCCCCCATCATCATCCGCCGCCGCAAAGGCCGCTACGTCTCCCACCCGGACCGCCACGTGTCCGAGATGCTCCCTCCGGTCATAGAAGGTCCCGATCCGGACGGAGAAGACTCCGGAAGCAGCAGCGGAGACTACTCGCGGCTCGAGAGGCGGTGGTACAATTGGATGAAATGCCAGCTCCCGGTCGCTCCGCCGTctgtctcttcctcctcctcttccggCTTCAAACGCACGGATCTGAGGCTCCTCCTCGGCGTTCTCGGCGCGCCGCTTGGTCCTGTCCACGTCAGCGCTTTGGATCTCCTTCCTCACCTCAGCATCAAGAACACTCCCATGGTCAGTGAACTTTCTAATTCCACTGTGTGTCGAGATTACTGGGCCTTCGAGGCCCATATATCAGCCTATTGGATCTTAACAAAAGATctactgtgttttttttttcttttttcaggaAACTTCCTCTGCGCAGTACATTCTCCAGCAGTACACGGCTGCATCAGGTGGTCAGAAGCTTCATAGCTCAGTTCAAAACGGTTACGTGATGGGGAGAATCAGGACGGTGGCGTCGGAGTTTGAGACTGGCTCGAAGGGTTCGAAGAGTAAGAACAATTCGTCGAAAGCTGTTGAGTCTGGAGGGTTTGTGCTGTGGCATATGAGTCCTGACATGTGGTACATGGAGCTTGTTCTTGGCGGGAGCAAGGTTTTAGCGGGGTGTGATGGGAAGCTTGTGTGGAGACACACTCCGTGGCTTGGCCCTCACGCTGCTAAAGGACCCGTTAGACCACTACGACGCGCTCT from Raphanus sativus cultivar WK10039 chromosome 8, ASM80110v3, whole genome shotgun sequence includes:
- the LOC108818651 gene encoding uncharacterized protein LOC108818651, with amino-acid sequence MDKKHGLFSKSHSRRSRSKSPVRAVSPIIIRRRKGRYVSHPDRHVSEMLPPVIEGPDPDGEDSGSSSGDYSRLERRWYNWMKCQLPVAPPSVSSSSSSGFKRTDLRLLLGVLGAPLGPVHVSALDLLPHLSIKNTPMETSSAQYILQQYTAASGGQKLHSSVQNGYVMGRIRTVASEFETGSKGSKSKNNSSKAVESGGFVLWHMSPDMWYMELVLGGSKVLAGCDGKLVWRHTPWLGPHAAKGPVRPLRRALQGLDPRTTANMFASARCIGEKKIDGEDCFILKLCADPATLKARSEGASETIRHTLFGYFSQKTGLLVHLEDSQLTRIQNIGGEAVYWETTINSYLEDYKPVEGIVIAHSGRSVATLLRFGDMSSGHNTKTTMQEAWVIDEIAFNVPGLSMDCFIPPSELRFDSQVEELSQGPKIKTLQQGSVATRHNYG